The proteins below are encoded in one region of Oncorhynchus nerka isolate Pitt River linkage group LG15, Oner_Uvic_2.0, whole genome shotgun sequence:
- the LOC115143367 gene encoding protein snail homolog Sna-like, whose protein sequence is MPRSFLVKKYFANKKPNYSELECQNATSLERYPLAELPAGDNNSATTCYTAGLVWDVSFLPALYVPTFPTDASPTPGPLDLSSPSSLSSSASSSGEEDEGRTSDPPSPEPTDTYHPPQRPKRTSTKSHGAPNEDERVAPVTAARPAFFCKHCPKEYTSLGALKMHIRSHTLPCVCPTCGKAFSRPWLLRGHIRTHTGERPFSCQHCNRAFADRSNLRAHLQTHAEVKKYQCGVCSRTFSRMSLLQKHSAASCCSSSTA, encoded by the exons ATGCCTCGGTCTTTCTTGGTCAAAAAGTATTTCGCCAACAAAAAACCCAACTACAGTGAATTGGAGTGTCAAAATG CCACCTCACTGGAGAGGTACCCACTAGCTGAGCTTCCAGCAGGGGACAACAACTCAGCTACCACCTGTTACACAGCGGGACTGGTATGGGACGTGAGCTTTCTTCCAGCTCTCTACGTCCCCACATTCCCCACTGATGCCTCTCCCACCCCCGGTCCCCTGGACCTCAGCTCCCCCTCCAGCCTCAGCAGCAGTGCCAGTAGCAGTGGGGAGGAGGACGAGGGGCGCACCTCTGACCCCCCCAGCCCCGAACCCACAGACACCTACCACCCCCCTCAGCGCCCCAAACGCACAAGCACCAAGAGTCATGGGGCCCCGAACGAGGATGAGAGAGTGGCCCCAGTCACTGCAGCAAGGCCAGCCTTCTTCTGCAAGCACTGCCCTAAAGAGTACACCAGCCTGGGGGCTCTGAAGATGCACATTCGCTCACACACGCTACCCTGTGTCTGCCCCACCTGCGGGAAAGCCTTCTCCAGGCCCTGGCTGCTGCGCGGCCACATTCGCACACACACTG GTGAACGCCCGTTCTCCTGCCAACACTGTAACCGTGCCTTTGCTGACCGCTCCAACCTGCGGGCGCACCTGCAGACTCACGCTGAGGTGAAGAAGTACCAATGTGGCGTGTGTTCCCGTACCTTCAGCCGCATGTCCCTCCTCCAGAAACACAGTGCAGCCAGCTGCTGCTCCTCCTCCACAGCGTGA